A window of the Dioscorea cayenensis subsp. rotundata cultivar TDr96_F1 chromosome 14, TDr96_F1_v2_PseudoChromosome.rev07_lg8_w22 25.fasta, whole genome shotgun sequence genome harbors these coding sequences:
- the LOC120275523 gene encoding probable protein ABIL5, protein MEDKGEKKKENKIEPINYNDADDLKKSLQELKELRSQLHNAADHCETLFLKAKQKKIVMENTKSYLCQAIVTVIDHLGTVSSKLEQRMLTAIHLDILPAHSTSL, encoded by the exons ATGGAGGAcaagggagagaagaagaaggagaacaaGATAGAGCCTATAAATTACAATGATGCTGACGATCTTAAAAAATCACttcaa GAACTGAAGGAGTTGCGTTCACAACTTCACAATGCAGCAGACCATTGTGAGACTTTGTTTCTGAAAGCTAAGCAGAAGAAAAT AGTTATGGAGAACACAAAGAGCTATTTATGTCAGGCCATTGTTACGGTCATCGATCATTTGGGGACTGTGTCATCGAAATTGGAGCAGAGAATGTTAACTGCAATACACTTGGATATATTACCAGCACATTCCACAAGTCTCTAA